The following are encoded together in the Malaya genurostris strain Urasoe2022 chromosome 3, Malgen_1.1, whole genome shotgun sequence genome:
- the LOC131435456 gene encoding glycerol kinase 3, translating into MSRSKKFGDLVGSIDEGTSSARFILFRAETSEIVCFHQKELGQIYPQEGWVEQDPKEIIAVVTECIEKTIEKLHEKGGSVEDIVAVGVTNQRETTIVWDKNTGEPLYNAIVWLDMRTSSTVDQLLETVPNKTRNKNYLKPLCGLPLSPYFSAVKLRWLIDNVPKVKTAIKNKNCLFGTVDTWLIWNLTGGPDGGIHVTDVSNASRTMLMNIETLRYDKTLGKFFDVPFEILPDIRSSSEVYGPIRMKALENVPLSGCLGDQQAAMVGQECLSRGKAKATYGTGCFLLYNTGNALIESTHGLISTVAYQMGPNALPIYALEGSVAVAGAALGWLRDNLNLLKNAKESEEVALSVDNNGDVYFVPAFSGLYAPYWNQDARGVICGIAEDTKRGHIVRASLEAVCFQVRDILDAMNKDCGFPLVKLKVDGGMTVNSLLMQWQADLIGLEVQRPIVVETTALGAAMAAGRAVGCWDIDNVSVESNCTSFKPQITEDERDMRYSKWKLAIERSFGWEGNTMI; encoded by the exons ATGTCTCGCAGTAAAAAGTTTGGCGATCTTGTAGGATCTATCGACGAAGGTACCAGTTCTGcacgatttattttgtttcgGGCAGAGACTAGCGAAATTGTGTGTTTCCACCAGAAGGAATTAGGTCAAATTTACCCTCAAGAAGGATGGGTTGAACAAGATCCCAAGGAaattattgctgttgttacggaatgtatagaaaaaacaattgaaaaattgcaTGAGAAAGGCGGAAGCGTCGAGGACATAGTGGCAGTTGGTGTCACTAATCAACGAGAAACAACAATCGTTTGGGACAAAAACACTGGCGAACCGCTTTACAATGCTATCGTATGGCTAGATATGAGAACGTCATCTACAGTAGATCAGTTGTTGGAGACAGTACCGAATAAAACGCGCAACAAAAACTATCTAAAACCGCTTTGTGGTCTTCCATTATCGCCATATTTTTCAGCTGTAAAGTTACGATGGTTAATAGATAATGTACCAAAG GTTAAAACggctataaaaaataaaaactgcctTTTCGGAACGGTAGATACATGGCTAATCTGGAATCTTACCGGTGGTCCCGACGGAGgtattcatgtcaccgatgtgAGCAACGCTTCACGTACCATGCTGATGAACATTGAAACCCTTCgatatgataaaactttgggaAAGTTTTTTGATGTTCCTTTCGAAATATTGCCTGATATTCGCTCCAGCTCCGAAGTATATGGTCCAATTCGCATGAAAGCACTAGAAAACGTTCCACTTAGTGGTTGTCTCGGTGATCAGCAGGCCGCTATGGTGGGCCAGGAATGTTTGAGTCGTGGTAAAGCAAAGGCCACTTACGGAACAGGGTGTTTTTTGCTTTATAACACAGGAAACGCCTTAATAGAGTCGACCCACGGACTTATATCAACAGTAGCCTATCAAATGGGACCAAATGCATTACCTATATATGCATTGGAAGGATCGGTGGCTGTTGCAGGAGCTGCTCTTGGTTGGTTACGTGACAACCTAAATCTTCTAAAAAATGCCAAAGAATCAGAGGAGGTGGCATTGTCGGTGGATAATAACGGTGATGTGTATTTTGTTCCTGCCTTTAGCGGACTATACGCACCGTACTGGAATCAGGATGCACGAGGAGTGATTTGCGGTATAGCCGAGGACACAAAGCGTGGACATATCGTGAGGGCCAGTCTCGAGGCGGTATGCTTTCAGGTGCGTGATATCCTTGATGCTATGAACAAAGATTGTGGATTTCCTCTGGTTAAGCTGAAGGTGGATGGCGGAATGACAGTGAACTCGCTGTTGATGCAATGGCAGGCGGATTTGATTGGCCTGGAAGTACAAAGACCGATAGTTGTGGAAACAACGGCCTTG GGCGCCGCAATGGCTGCCGGACGCGCTGTCGGTTGCTGGGATATTGACAATGTTAGCGTGGAAAGCAACTGCACGTCCTTCAAACCCCAGATAACGGAAGACGAACGCGATATGAGATATAGCAAATGGAAACTGGCGATAGAACGTTCATTTGGTTGGGAAGGAAACACTATGATATGA
- the LOC131437991 gene encoding acireductone dioxygenase, producing the protein MVRAWFMNNETTDQRLEHHLNPPVFLNLDELFNNTGVEYFKISTETFETDGVLNKIRHERGYSYEDEIICSKECLQDYDEKLKIFFTEHLHTDEEIRFIVEGSGYFDVRNGKDDIWIRIEVVAGDLIIIPSGIYHRFTLDVKNYIRAKRFFVGEPVWTPHNRPSDEMSCRKEYLKKLETGFKCN; encoded by the exons ATGGTACGTGCATGGTTTATGAACAATGAAACAACAGACCAGCGACTGGAACATCATCTTAATCCTCCCGTTTTTCTGAATCTTGATGAATTGTTCAACAACACTGGCGTTGAGTATTTCAAG ATAAGCACTGAAACATTTGAAACAGATGGAGTGTTGAACAAAATTCGTCATGAACGGGGATACAGCTATGAAGATGAAATAATCTGCTCTAAGGAGTGCTTGCAAGATTATGACGAaaagttgaaaatatttttcaccGAACATCTACACACGGATGAGGAAATTCGTTTCATCGTTGAAGGATCAGGTTATTTTGATGTGCGCAA TGGCAAAGACGACATATGGATAAGAATTGAAGTGGTTGCTGGCGATCTGATTATTATTCCCAGTGGCATCTATCACAGGTTTACATTGGATGTCAAG AATTACATCCGAGCCAAGCGTTTTTTCGTAGGAGAACCTGTTTGGACTCCGCACAATCGTCCATCCGATGAGATGTCGTGCCGCaaagaatatttgaaaaaacttGAAACTGGGTTTAAATGCAATTAA
- the LOC131435457 gene encoding BTB/POZ domain-containing protein 10 has product MELQQHQRKQTPTSSSSSGASPGNLVGSAGTSNKNDYDSSHSSSNTEDYTETDERRRRIMKNRARNNRLMQQQAQQQSTVVLGKPSSTLKKQLDGEDRITLVVDNTTFSINPSLFTAHPNTMLGRMFSSGMEFTHPNDRGEYEVADGISHTVFRAILEYYRNGIIRCPPTVSVQELREACDYLLIPFTADTIRCQNLRGLLHELSNEGAREQFEVFLESLILPLMVASAERGDRECHVVVLSDDDVVDWDEEYPPQMGEEYCQTVSSTAMYRFFKYIENRDVAKQVLKDRGLKKIRLGIEGYPTYKEKIRKRASGRVEVIYNYLQRPFIHMSWEKEEAKSRHVDFQCVKSKSVTNLAEATADPALELDSGGNPLPQRHFDISNEPDVDAIRPIVAAAIAIDGEEGAIGGMVNPEEIAGSDDAQ; this is encoded by the exons ATGGAATTGCAACAGCACCAACGCAAACAAACTCCGACATCTTCATCCTCATCTGGTGCTTCACCAGGAAACCTAGTAGGCAGTGCAGGCACAAGCAATAAAAACGACTACGACAGCTCGCACAGCAGTAGCAACACGGAGGACTATACGGAAACTGACGAAAGGCGCCGTCGGATCATGAAAAACCGGGCAAG GAATAATCGCTTAATGCAACAGCAAGCACAACAGCAGAGTACGGTTGTTCTAGGAAAGCCGTCGTCAACACTGAAGAAACAGTTGGACGGCGAGGATCGCATCACTTTAGTTGTAGACAATACAACCTTCTCAATTAACCCATCGTTGTTCACCGCACATCCAAACACAATGCTTGGACGCATGTTTAGCTCGGGTATGGAATTCACCCATCCGAATGATCGTGGCGAGTACGAAGTGGCGGACGGCATTTCTCACACTGTATTCAGAGCCATACTTGAATACTATCGGAACGGAATCATCCGGTGCCCTCCAACAGTTTCCGTGCAGGAGCTGCGTGAGGCATGCGATTACTTGTTGATTCCATTTACAGCCGATACTATTCGCTGTCAGAATCTGCGAGGTCTGTTACACGAGTTGAGCAATGAGGGAGCTCGCGAACAGTTTGAAGTGTTCCTCGAGTCGTTGATATTACCCTTGATGGTAGCTTCGGCAGAACGTGGGGACCGCGAGTGTCATGTAGTGGTGCTCTCTGATG ATGACGTTGTCGACTGGGATGAAGAATACCCTCCTCAGATGGGCGAGGAGTACTGCCAAACCGTATCCAGCACAGCGATGTATCGCTTCTTCAAATACATAGAGAACCGAGATGTTGCCAAGCAAGTGTTGAAGGACCGGGGCTTGAAAAAAATCCGTCTTGGCATTGAAGGCTATCCAACCTACAAGGAGAAAATAAGGAAGCGAGCCAGTGGTCGGGTAGAAGTGATCTATAATTACCTACAACGTCCATTTATACACATGTCATGGGAAAAAGAGGAGGCAAAGAGCCGACACGTTGATTTTCAGTGTGTTAAATCTAAGTCGGTAACTAATCTGGCTGAGGCAACGGCTGATCCTGCACTAGAACTAGATTCCG GCGGAAATCCCCTGCCACAGCGTCATTTCGATATTTCCAATGAACCGGATGTAGATGCCATTCGCCCAATTGTTGCGGCGGCTATTGCTATTGACGGTGAAGAAGGCGCAATTGGTGGAATGGTCAATCCGGAGGAAATTGCTGGATCTGATGATGCACAGTAA